The Desmospora profundinema sequence GTAAAGCGATCCGATCACATAGGTGGAAAACACCTGCAAAATCCAGGACGGCCCTTGAACCACCACCATCTTCCCCTGCTCCATCCCCCGCTGGATGGGACGAATGTCGTGCTGGAACAACCCTGCTTTCTCCAGCCGGTTCAACCGCCATTGCACCCCCTTGACCGAAGCGAGGGGCAGACTTCCAAACTGATGGTGCAGTTCCATCAGGTCCTTGATCCGTTCCGCTTCAGTAGGGGTGAGATCGTCTTCCCGCAACCGCTTCTTCAACCCCTGTGCGCCTTCTTCAATGGCTTGGGCCACATTGTTGAGCCGATCGCTGAATGAAATAAAACTGTCTTTGCGGCGGTGCAGGGACTGAACCACATTTACCATCGACTCGGATACCCCTCCCCCTGCCGCACCCACCAGACTAACCACATCCCGGGTGGACAGGTCGGAAAAGGCGATTCCCACTTCCCGGCCCACCTGAACGACGATCCACTTGTCGTCAAAAGAAGGGGAGCAGTGACTCAGCTCCGGCATCTTTTCCCCAAAGCCCATCTCAAAGTGGGGATCGAACACCAGCGTCGGAATGGTCAATTTCATCAATTCCTCTAGAATCACCCGCAAGCCGAATGATTTTCCGGATCCGGAACCTCCGAATATCCCCATATGGGGATATTGTTGCATCGACTGAATATCAAACAAAAAAGGGACGCCGGATTGGGGGCGGATTTCCCCTTCTTCCATCAGGTGGACTTTCTCCCGCAAATCTTCGTCCAGTCCGTCTTTCAAGGAATCGGTACCCCGGATCTCTCCCAGCACCATTCCTTCTTCCGGCGTGGTTTTCACCAGCAGATGACGCACCTCGTCAAACCGCGGCGACCTCACTTCGGAACCGGTTTGAACCGGATGGGGGGCTTCCGCAAATAGCCGCAGTTTAGCCAGATTGATCTCGTCCGATCCGATATCGTAGCCGATCTGCTCCAGAGACTGGAGCACCTGGGAATCCACCACAGACCGGTCCAGGCCCATGGGAATAAAGCGGTTGTAGGACAAGGTTTCCACCACTTCTCCCCTGGGGTTACCCAATGGACCGTCTTCGATCACCAGGATCTCATTGATGCGAAACTTGCGATCCTTTGATGCCACGTAGACTTCCTGTTGCGTGGTCACGCCCACCACTTGCATCGCATTCGCCTCCTCGGTTCTTTCGCCCTCACAACACGCGGTCCTTTCGTTTCGGAACCAACAAACGGTGCCGCAGATCCGGGTCAATATATTTCTCCACCAGTGCCGCCACCAACGGGTCCGTCACCCTCACCTCCCGGTCCACAATGTCCAGCCACAGAGGAATGCCTCTTCCCTGAGCGGGAGTGAGGGTGTGAACCAAGCGGAGCAGTTCCTCCCGATCCCCTTCCTGACTCAGTAAACCGTCCACCCCTACCGGCTGGGGACTGCTGGAGGAGCAAATCACTGCTTTCCACAAAGCCGGCCCCGAAGGATTGAGCAGCTCGGATAAAAATACCTCTCCCGATTGCATCACACCGAACAAAATTTCCCGATCCGCACAAGCTGTCCCATCGGGAAATAACCGACGCGCAAGTGTTCGGGTACCGATTTCCTCCGCCACCCCCACCAACAACACACCCGCTTTTTCCGCTTCCTCGGCTAGAGCTTCCCAAGCCTCCGGCTGGTCAATCCAAAAGTGAAGAAGGGATCCGTCCATCATAATCACTCTGGGTTTCCAGCGCCGAATCGCTTCCCGTGCCACTCCAATCTCCAAACCGGCCAGCAACCGGCCGCGTTGTTTCGCTTCCCGGGCCAGCTCCCCTTCTTCGCCCGCTTCATCCGTATCAAGAAGGGGCGTATACAAATCCGCATCCCAATGCTCCTCGCCCCGGGTTCCTTTGGCCAGCGCCTGGAATACGGACAATGTATGGGGATGGGTCCCGGGGGTGGAGTTGACGGAGCCGTCCACTCCCACCAGGCTGCCTCCCGCGAGCCACGCATTCATCTGTCCACCCGTCCATTTCCGGATGGGGGAAAAGCGGCCGATCCGGGCCAGCCGTTCCCGGATGAGTCTCGGTTCAAACACACCAGAGGGATACACCCGCCTTAGTTCGCGATTGGCTTCCTGCAACCGACGCTTCAATTCTTCCGACACATTCAGCATGCCTGATTCCCCCCGCGATGAGCCCGTCCGCACTTCTTTCTTTTCAGTGTACAGGAAAAAAGCGGTTCCGAGAATCCCTGCCGCCCTGCTCCAGTAATTCGGTTCTTTTTTGAATCCACTATCTCCCGATTAAAAGTGAAACACCCGTGACTGGCATGGATCCAATGGTCTCTCCCAGCTTCTAAAAAAATTTTCTATAAAATTGGGAGGCTGTTATATTGACTGTTATGGGAATCGCTGGTATGATGATGAGGACGCCGTTCATGTCGAATTTTGACGGTGTCGATACCAAGACCAAAAAACTAGACCAAAGAATGAGAGGAGACATTCGCAATGCTCAAATCTACCGGAATTGTTCGGAAAGTGGACGAGCTTGGCCGTGTTGTCATTCCGATCGAACTGCGCCGCACCTTGGGAATTGGAGAAAAGGATGCTTTGGAGATCTATGTCGACGGGGAACGAATCGTGCTGAAAAAATATGAGCCGGCCTGTATTTTCACTGGAGAAGTAGATAACACCGTTCGTTACAAAAACAAAGTGGTCAGCCGTAAATGTATTGAAGAAATGTATAATATCTTGAATAAAGAAGAAGGCGTAACGGCGAAATAACATAATTATTACAAAAACATCTGTTTATTCTAAACATAACCCATCCGTGATTGGGCCTGCCGCCTAATCGTCTTCTAGCAAAAAAGCCCTTCTCTTTTGAAGGGCTTTTTTTTCCGTTTTTTTAAGTGATTCAACGATGACGCGATTGGGCGATGCGACGGTAGGTATGTCTCTTTCCCTTCAGGGCTGTGGAAAAGCTGAGGATATTTTCAGGAGGTGCCATGCCGGCAAAGCCTGCATCCCCAATATGAAACAAATCGCCGCCCAGGCTTTTCCCTTCCACTGCCCAACGCTCCATCAGGGATGCCTGGGAGCTCTCCTGAGAGGTACCGATGGTGAACATCACCAACAGACTGAGACGGTGCGCACGCTCAACCAAACAGGCCATTTCTTCCCCGCGCACACCAGGGACCGTACCCGGCTGGGGCAACAAGAGAATATTGGCACCCGCTTCAGCCAACTGATCCAACTGCCGTTCCTCCAACCAATTTTCGTCATTCTCCCAAACACCCGCTCCATGCATCTTGCCCGCCATCAACGGAATTTCCGGACCCAAATGATCCCGTAACCGGCCTACTTCCCGGGCGATGGATGACCACGTCACCCCTGTTCCCGGGTTTCCGGTAAAGACGAGAAAACGCGCTCCCTGATCCAACGCCTCTTCTGCCTGAGCGATGCCCGCACGCCGTCCGGAAGCAACCATCGACTGCGGCAAATCAGCCGCCACCGGCTCCAGATTAATCCCCGCCGGACGACCGATCAATCGCGTCACCTCACCAGCAGTGACACCCCATCCCATAATCGGCAGGAGTGGCCCCAACCCCGTTTCCTCCCACATCGTTCCCCTTGGGATCGCTTCCTCCCGGCTGGAGAAGCCGGACACACGCGGCCGATCGACATCATAGCGGTTGAGCAACAGCAGGTCGGCACCAAAGGCCGCCGCCAGTTCAGGATTTGCGCAGCCATCTACCAGCGGCAGCCCGTCCACCACTGTCTCCGCCACCACCGTACGTCCTTCGGAAGCACGGATCGATTCCAATAAGCGGCGTCCCGTCAATTGAACCAATTGCTCCGGAGTTTGGTCTAACAACCGTTTCACCGGTTTTTCCATGCTTGATTCACCCCATCTGACGCAGGATACGGTCTTTCAACAGCTCCGATTGCGTGCCAAAAACCGCTTGGTAGTTTCCGGAACCAACCCGGATTACTCCAGAGGCACCCAGTTTCTTTAGGCGATCCTGATCCAGCTTGGATTCATCGTTTACTGTCATCCGCAACCGGGTGATACAGGCATCCAACTGATGGATGTTATCCTTCCCACCGATCGCTTCCAATACCTCCGCAGCCAGCCGGTCCAGCCGCTCGCTTTTCCCTGTTTCACTTAAAGCGGTTTTCTTTATCATCGCTTCCCCTTCTCCTGTCTCCTCCATTCGCCCTGGCGTAGGAAGATTCCACTTGCGGATGGCAAACCGGAAAATGACATAGTACAAAAGTGCATAACCGAACCCGACGGGAATGATCAGAAAAGCATTGGTCGATAAATGGAAGTTGATGAGATAGTCAAACATCCCAGCGGAAAATCCAAAGCCATGCTTCACCTTCAACAGGTGCAACAATGCCATCGAAGTTCCGGTCAACACGGCATGGATCGCATACAACACAGGGGCCAAAAACATAAAAGCAAATTCAATCGGCTCGGTGATCCCCGTTAAGAATGCCGTTAAAACAGCGCTGATCAGAAAGCCGGCCGCCGCTTTCCGCTGTGCGGGTTTCGCCTCGTGAATCATCGCCAGAGCGGCCGCCGGCAAGGCAAACATCATAATGGGGAAAAACCCAGCCATAAACATGCCTGCCGTTGGGTCTCCCGCGAAAAAGCGGGTTAAATCCCCTGTCACAACTTGGCCGGCACGATCGGTAAATTCCCCCACATTAAACCAAACGAGCGTATTCAAAATATGATGCAAACCCAAGGGAATCAGTAAACGGTTCAACAACCCGAATCCGAACAAACCGGTGGCTCCCGCCCCGATCACCCAATTGCCCGCGTTACTGATCGCGGTTTGGATCGGGGGCCAAATAAACAAAAACAAAATGGCCACCAAAAACATAACAAATGACGTCACAATCGGGATAAAGCGCTTGCCGCCAAAGAACTGAAGCCATTCGGGAAACTGGATGTCATGGTATTTCCGGTACAGATAAGCGGTGATGAGTCCTGTGATGATGCCACCAAGCACACCGGTGTTCAGCTCCCGATCGTCCATACCCAGGATCGCCGTCATCACCATATATCCAGCCACTGCCGCCAATCCAGCTGCGCCCGCCCCTCCGGTCAACCCAATCGCCACACCCACTGCAAACAGGATCGGTAAATTGCCGAGTATTCCACCGCCTCCCGTCTGCATCACCTCGCCCACCTGAAAGAGGAAATCCCCCTCCGTTGCCCACTTGCTGATGAACACGCCCAGGGACATCAACAGCGCCGCTGCCGGCATGACGGCAACAGGTAACATAAATGCCTTTCCTACTTGTTGCAACTTTCCGAAAAACGTTTTCATACCCCCATACACCTCCAATGATTCAGATTGATATATCTTATGTGGGCTGTCCCGAGATCAGTCCGTTGGACGAAAGTGCGAAATTCCGGAAATCGAAAAGAAATCCATTTTTCATAAAAACGCTGTTCACCCGATTCGGATGTTCGGATCTGATACAGACACATTCTCGCTCTATTCTCGTCATTCCTGCGCAACGGGCCGGTTTCATTTATCCGATTAAAGAAACCATACCCTTTTGGCACGGGTATGGTTTCACTCGTTTTTCTGTCAGGTTGCTCGATGGTACGTATTATACACGTCGCGTTTGGGAACCGAACGCTCCCGGGCGGTTCGTTGGATCGCCTCTTTTTTGGAGAGGCCCTGATCGATGTGGTAATCCACATGCTGGATAATGGAGAGCGGAGCCCACCAGGATGGCTCCGCATCTTCCTGCTCGGCGTCCGGGTCGGCACCGCTCACGACCAGGGTGAG is a genomic window containing:
- a CDS encoding DNA double-strand break repair nuclease NurA, which translates into the protein MLNVSEELKRRLQEANRELRRVYPSGVFEPRLIRERLARIGRFSPIRKWTGGQMNAWLAGGSLVGVDGSVNSTPGTHPHTLSVFQALAKGTRGEEHWDADLYTPLLDTDEAGEEGELAREAKQRGRLLAGLEIGVAREAIRRWKPRVIMMDGSLLHFWIDQPEAWEALAEEAEKAGVLLVGVAEEIGTRTLARRLFPDGTACADREILFGVMQSGEVFLSELLNPSGPALWKAVICSSSSPQPVGVDGLLSQEGDREELLRLVHTLTPAQGRGIPLWLDIVDREVRVTDPLVAALVEKYIDPDLRHRLLVPKRKDRVL
- a CDS encoding DUF7916 family protein, with the translated sequence MEKPVKRLLDQTPEQLVQLTGRRLLESIRASEGRTVVAETVVDGLPLVDGCANPELAAAFGADLLLLNRYDVDRPRVSGFSSREEAIPRGTMWEETGLGPLLPIMGWGVTAGEVTRLIGRPAGINLEPVAADLPQSMVASGRRAGIAQAEEALDQGARFLVFTGNPGTGVTWSSIAREVGRLRDHLGPEIPLMAGKMHGAGVWENDENWLEERQLDQLAEAGANILLLPQPGTVPGVRGEEMACLVERAHRLSLLVMFTIGTSQESSQASLMERWAVEGKSLGGDLFHIGDAGFAGMAPPENILSFSTALKGKRHTYRRIAQSRHR
- a CDS encoding PTS transporter subunit EIIC gives rise to the protein MKTFFGKLQQVGKAFMLPVAVMPAAALLMSLGVFISKWATEGDFLFQVGEVMQTGGGGILGNLPILFAVGVAIGLTGGAGAAGLAAVAGYMVMTAILGMDDRELNTGVLGGIITGLITAYLYRKYHDIQFPEWLQFFGGKRFIPIVTSFVMFLVAILFLFIWPPIQTAISNAGNWVIGAGATGLFGFGLLNRLLIPLGLHHILNTLVWFNVGEFTDRAGQVVTGDLTRFFAGDPTAGMFMAGFFPIMMFALPAAALAMIHEAKPAQRKAAAGFLISAVLTAFLTGITEPIEFAFMFLAPVLYAIHAVLTGTSMALLHLLKVKHGFGFSAGMFDYLINFHLSTNAFLIIPVGFGYALLYYVIFRFAIRKWNLPTPGRMEETGEGEAMIKKTALSETGKSERLDRLAAEVLEAIGGKDNIHQLDACITRLRMTVNDESKLDQDRLKKLGASGVIRVGSGNYQAVFGTQSELLKDRILRQMG
- a CDS encoding AbrB/MazE/SpoVT family DNA-binding domain-containing protein translates to MLKSTGIVRKVDELGRVVIPIELRRTLGIGEKDALEIYVDGERIVLKKYEPACIFTGEVDNTVRYKNKVVSRKCIEEMYNILNKEEGVTAK
- a CDS encoding ATP-binding protein, which gives rise to MQVVGVTTQQEVYVASKDRKFRINEILVIEDGPLGNPRGEVVETLSYNRFIPMGLDRSVVDSQVLQSLEQIGYDIGSDEINLAKLRLFAEAPHPVQTGSEVRSPRFDEVRHLLVKTTPEEGMVLGEIRGTDSLKDGLDEDLREKVHLMEEGEIRPQSGVPFLFDIQSMQQYPHMGIFGGSGSGKSFGLRVILEELMKLTIPTLVFDPHFEMGFGEKMPELSHCSPSFDDKWIVVQVGREVGIAFSDLSTRDVVSLVGAAGGGVSESMVNVVQSLHRRKDSFISFSDRLNNVAQAIEEGAQGLKKRLREDDLTPTEAERIKDLMELHHQFGSLPLASVKGVQWRLNRLEKAGLFQHDIRPIQRGMEQGKMVVVQGPSWILQVFSTYVIGSLYRKRREYKDARMNGNEGTFFPPFITVTDEAHNFAPKGLESPPKAILKEIAQEGRKYGAFLVLATQRPTLLDETITAQLNTKFVFRTVRGTDIATLREETDLTPEEGKRLPYLRSGDTFVSSALFGRTVFVRIRAAYTHSPHVANPFDELRAVRAEREDRVLQVIEARLPLFDTDLVQACDEINRECGLDWDVERLRSELDRWAEGGRLAKEVSPFVNRYDRVSSRVER